In Hemibagrus wyckioides isolate EC202008001 linkage group LG16, SWU_Hwy_1.0, whole genome shotgun sequence, the sequence agacagacagacagacagacagacagatagatagatagatagatagatagatagatagatagatagatagatagatagatagatagatagaggggacagacagacagacaggaagattaatataaagacagacagacagacatacatgcagacatgcagacatgcagacagacagacagatagatagatagatagatagatagatagatagatagacagacagacagacagacagacagacagacagatagaggagacagacagacagacaggtagatagatagatagatagatagatagatagatagatagatagatagatagatagatagatagacagacagacagacatacagacagacagatagaggagacagacagacagacaggtagattaATAGAGGgacaggtggatagatagatagatagatagatagatagatagatagatagatagatagatagatagatagatagatagaggggacagacagacagacagacagacaggtagattaatagaaagacagacagacagccagacagacatacatgcagacagacagatagaggagacagacagacagacagacagacagatagatagatagatagatagatagatagatagatagatagatagatagatagatagaggggacagacagacagacagacagacaggaagattaatataaagacagacagacagacatacatgcagacatgcagacagacagacagatagatagatagatagatagatagatagatagatagatagatagatagatagatagatagacaaatggacagacagacagataaaagggacagacaggcaggtagattaatagagagacagacagaatagaAAGTGAATAGATAGATACCCAGCATGCATCACTCAAACACCTCACTCAACTCTTTAGCAAATTCTGCGGCAGAAGAATTTTCCCAGAAGTTTCCCAGatcacacactttaaacacttcTGCATGCCAGGTTACCAGGAAAAACGTCAGCTTTTCACCAGCTTAAACACAAAGGGCTAATCAGAGACAGATATATATTCACTGGACTGTCTTTAAAAGTGCATTGTTTGTTGATGTTTATTTGAAGCAGTTAGCTAcggtaataaaataaaataacgcCACCTCGGTTAGCTCTTGTTTAAATTCTGTAACAAAATAAACCTTCAGTGAAAGCTAGAAGTTAgatgttgaaaaaaaaagtgattgttcCCATGGTAACGACTGGACAGTGttatctcactgtcttcatgaTGCTTTTAATTTAAAACCTGATCATGGTCATTAgcctgtctaaaaaaaaaagtacagcaaGAAGAAAGCAACAAAGCCTGGCCTAAAACGCTGTCTAGGATCGTTGTCATGGTTACCCTTCAACAATGTACAAGGGATACTGATTTGGACCCGTGTCCTAATACGAAGCAATATATTTTCCCTTTGAAATGGGACGCTATAAGAAGATGGACTGATAGCCATGGTATTAGATTTGATTATTCGCTCTGATCTAAAGTGGGGacactgagaacacacacacacacacacagtgacctaCAGGGAAACCACAGAAGGGTATTAATCTGTGCCAAAAGCACCGCAGGCAACCTAGAAAACACAGGCTTTTAAACAAATTTGTGCCACTTTTCTGTTGATCAATTGATGGGACATGAACAAACTGGTTGCTTCTCAGAACAGGACACCGTATCCCACAATGCAAAGCCCTCACACAACAATCCTACGGGTGCAACAATTTGCATACATTATGCATATAACGCTAATCCTGAAGATGCATGACCCACAAGCATATGTACTACCCTCCTTGTAAGGAGCACTTCCGAGAAAAGCAGGAAGTTTGCACTCACATCTCGGAATTGGACCAGGCCCATCTCCCCGAGCTCGCTGATGCAGTCGTACGCTGAAGCGGACTGCAGGAAGAGCTGTGCCAGGCACATCTCCTCGCTCCTGAAGCTCGAGCCCATCTTACTGCAGCCGGGGGATAAGACAAAACCCGATCTACACCAGAAcacaggttgccagattggtgtCACTGATTCctgcagggttgccaggttggaTAGAAATTTAAAAATGCTATTATTTCAGGTCAATAAAGACTTTATAACATTGCCAAATGaatgttagacagacagacctcAACAATGAGGCCTGAATATTGTATTTAAATAACAGATGTAAAAATATACTCATATTGTTGCCATGTGCAATATCTTATTATGTGCAATATATTCTAGTTCCCTAGCAACTTTTTTGTACTTTgaatacatttaatatatatgaaatatttaatttatattttatatttcatttatattttttgaatACAATTTGTGtgcatataaaatatttaatttatgttttatatttcatttatattttatatttcatttatatttttcgaaaacattttgtatatataaaatatttcatttatgttttatttttcatttatattttatatttcatttatatatttcaaatacattttgtatatatgaaatatttaaattatattttatatttcatttatattttttgaatacattttgtactttaggatacatttgtatatatggattatttcatttattttttcatttatattttatttatatttcttgtaATATAAATCAGGCTCtgacaaaagaatttccttcaagATTAATAAACTGCTATCTGACCTTATAAGagcaaataaatatgaatattatttataaacaatcaaacattttaatatagCTTTCTTATTTGTAGTAttcatatttctatatttatttcataGTGCAACATTTAAACAGCCTCGTTTATCTTTGTCCCGGTTTCCACATCAGCGTAAATGTCACCTACAGTGATGCCAAagcttccacacacacatctagccTACTTTGCATAACCAGATCAGATCTCTACTGAGCATGCTCACTAAGACATGTGGCTCATCCACTAGACCAGAGTCCCATGAATATAATCTTTAAACAATTCTGATTTGTCAGTAAGCAAAATCTAGACATCtctggcagacgctcttatccagagagacaaTTTATCTCCTTTTTATACTCTTATCCAATTTATCtccttttatacaactgagcatgtgagggttaagggccttgctcaggggcccagcagtgacagcttggtgaacctgggatttgaactcacaaccttctgatcactagtccaacaccttaaccttatgaaaaattaaaaaatatactaGAATAACATGTCAGTAAAATTACaatgcaaaagaaaatgtaCTATACACATGGGAAAGGGAAGAATATTAGTATATGGGGAAAGAAATACAAATGTACATATTAATGCAGAACATTTAAAGCACAGATAAAGCTATTGtatcactatatatatatatatatatatatatatatatatatatatgtatatatgggcggtggtggctcaagtggttaaggcgctGGGTCGCTGACCGGAAGTTGCCATtggtgggcccttgagcaaggcccttaaccctctctgctccgggggggctgtatcatggctgaccccaaaCTCCAaggttgggatatgtgaagaaagaatttcactgtgcagtaatgtatatttgacaaataaaggctatttctaacTAGCAAGCTACTTTGGTGTGGATTAACCCGAGACTAATAACTGACCATGTTTATAATTTGAGGTAACGATCATTTTATTCACTGATGTTAACCTCACTCGACAAAACAGCTGACTCGGCTATAATGGGAAAATAACCAAAGACTGCCTGGTGTGATGTGAGAATCCCAAGTGTCCTATTCCACTTAAAACACATCAATATGctgttaatatttaattatttattggtttttataaattaacactttttttaacCACTACCTTGGTGTTCTATTcaacttatgggacattttcaatcagagtaaacaaatgatataaaattagtcaagACACCTTTAGTGTGAGACGTTTGTTTTATCCTAAATGTCTTGTCTATCTGCTATCTGGATAAAAATATCACTCTTTCTTTAATCCCGGACgccaaaaaaatagaatttgctCTGGTTtcgttgtgtccatgttcagcattgagtgtctttgtcatgttccactccacagtggtggttaatatgaagctcatatgaaagtagacactcaggataTTAAGATGTTTTAGtttttcagaagtatttctgtttctatcTAGCCTACCAAGGGTGATATACTCATTCAAGTTCCAAAAAAAACGCAAAACGACCAGTTTTGAagtcaaacccatttctgctctctgagacgctctCTGCTCGTTCACAAGCACCTACAATTTGAAGGTGTTCATCATCAACCACTAAAATTTTGTATAAGATTATCCAACAAATGAAACCCTCGTAATGAAACCATCAAAGCTCTACAGAAAAGTGTTAACTTTACTGTTTTTGTCCACTCAAGACCAACACTTTATCTGAAATTTAGCATCTCAGCTACATGGAGAAAAACTTTAAGCTCCGCCCATTCGGAAGGCTTCATCACTCCATGTCATATATCCCTAAAAAAATTTATCTTTCAATTTACGAGTTATTATAATTATACGTAGCAATTTCCCTTTAAAACACTTTTACTAGCCTGGAAACAGTTCATagcacactaaataaaaaaatttaaaaattaaataaataaataaataaataaataaataaataaataaaatgagttTTTATTCCCAAAGAATTGTTCATTTTGAGCCAAAAATTGTTGTTTTCTATTGAAATAAATCTAACAAAGAAAATTTCCAAAAACTGCAGATTTATGTAAATTTTTATAttgggaaaaaatgtttttttttttttttaaactgtctgTCCTGTTTTTCTTGGTTAAACAATAAAGGAAATATTTTCGAGCAAATAGTTTTTGGAAAATTTCTGAGAAGGtctttaacattttaaacactacagaaacaaaaaagacaaaaaaaaaaaacagatttatagAATTAAGATTTCTGCGTTGAATTTGTTATGAAGCATGCAAACGTGCGCGTGCTTAATCAGGATGCACGACGCCTCGTttgcataaattaaaaaaaacgaaaaaagtTCTGATGCAAGATTACTCGCAAGAATTTCAGTGATTATGGCATGAATTGCTTTATAAACGACATTGTTCACGTGTAATGTCTCTCATTAAAAGCCATAATATCATCACTCTGAGTCTAATGAGCATCGATGTCTGTTTAATAAATAGGAGCTCGCGCTCTGATTGCATTACGTCTTTGGAGGCTTGGAGtttctgtgtttatatatgGTGCAGGATCCAGCATGAAGGCAGactaattattaaaatacaattacagcacaaaaaagaaaaataaatcctcGTATCAGCATGAGGCCTGAATTAAAGCAGCTGCAGTGGCTTACCTCTTCAGAGCTGCACTGATTAATCGATGGCGGTCTGTACCTTTAATTTTAGCCTCGCCATGGAAGCGACGGAAACAAGGCAATGAGAAATcagtcaacaacaacaacagcgcctctggttttgtttttctttaccaaTCTGACATGAAAATGATCCGAGTTGAGGATGCTGAGGGTTTAAAACGCGGCGCGATGGAAAATCTCCCTCCTGTAATGAGCTGGTGCTCAGCAGCTCTACCTCGGGTTGCCAGATACACCACTATTAACCCACCTTCATATTGATAGGAGCAATGTGGGCGTGTCACTAGcaagctggggtttttttttccttacagtataaataaaacactgatgctgtggatagagctgtgtggacagcctgtgacaaggagacagctgtggacagagccacttggagaTCACGGATCTgccgttacatctgtcagcttgtgacagcaaggaattagtgtctataatgaactcagaaactacactgacctaatagttcctcatgagccCTAACCAATTACAAACTAACCAGTCTTACTAGCTGAACTAACTGGAAACGCTTCAAACCACACCGGATTTCTTATGCTTTCCTTACAACTTCAACTGTGAATTCCAAAGATTTGATTGATATTTCTTAACCTCATACAGATGAGATATTATACCTCCTGTCCTCTGTGTctacaaacacaatcacaaaccaCAAATgatcatacacagatcaggcataacattcttaccagtgacaggtgaagtgaataatgataatgatctcatcatggcacctgttagtgggtgggatatattaggcagcaagtgaacattttgtcctcaaagttgacgtgttaggagcaggaaaaatgatgtttgatgaaggaccaaattacgatggctggacgactggatcagagtatctcagaaactgcagctcttttgtggcgttcccggtctgcagtggtcagtatctatcaaaagtggtccaaggaaggaacagtggtgaaccggcgacagggtcatgggcggccaagactcattgatgcatgtggggagtgaacgtgggggctgacccgtgtgatccaatccaacagacgagctactgttgctcaaattgctgaagaagttaatgctggttctgataagaaggtgtcagaatacacaatgcatgacgggtcagcaaaaaggggaccaagacaatattaaacaggtggtcataatgttatgcctgatcagtgtatcttaGTTTATCATTATGATAAACAAAGGAAAAATGTATTGTGACTCAGCAATGTCAGAAATAAATACAACCTTCTgcttataaaataataacaacattgGTGTTTATCTAACAGGCTTCAAAAAGTGTAATTCATagtaaaatcatttttattaaaaaaaaaatcatcatataTAAtctattttgtaataaattgtAGATAGTAACAAATAGTCAtaacaaatatttacaaatgaTGTGTATTTAAGTCAGTCATTTAATTTCACTTACATGGTCTGTATAAAAGATCTAagcacaatctggcaacccgagCATCCCTGAATATATTCTGTGCTGTATTGTCCCACAGGAGGCCATCTGCCTGTCCTTTGTTTAAAAGGGTGTGAATTTGAACATTAAGTTTTCTTGCTGAAAATCCACCATGATGACTGGATAACACTCTAACCTCTGTTCACATTAAATACACGCCTGTAATCTCTGCAACATTCATATTTCCACAGCAGCTCTGCTCCTGTCCTGAGCTGTGTGGAGTAGAATAAAAACGTTTATAGGATTCCATAATTCAGTGATGTATTAAACATCCAggtaaaaaaatgtatttaaaaaaaatatatacactatattgccaaaagtattcgctcacctgccttgactcgcatatgaacttaagtgacatcccattcctaatccatagggttcagtatgatgtcggtccaccctttgcagctataacagcttcaactcttctgggaaggctgtccacaaggtttaggagtgtgtttatgggaatttttgaccattcttccagaagcgcatttgtgaggtcacacactgatgttggacgagaaggcctggctctcagtctccgctctaattcatcccaaaggtgttctatcgggttgaggtcaggactctgtgcaggccagtcaagttcctccacaccagactctgtcatccatgtctttatggaccttgctttgtgcactggtgcacagtcatgttggaagaggaaggggccagctccaaactgttcccacaaagttgggagcatggaattgtccaaaatgtcttggtatgctgaagcattcagagttcctttcactggaactaaggggccaagcccagctcctgaaaaacaaccccacaccataatcccccctccaccaaactttacacttggcacaatgcagtcagacaagtaccgttctcctggcaaccgtcaaacccagactcgtccatcagattgccagatggagaagcgcgattcgtcactccagagcacgcgtctccactgctctagagtccagtggcggcgtgctttacaccactgcatccgacgctttgcattgcacttggtgatgtatggcttggatgcagctgctcggccatggaaacccattccatgaagctctctgcacactgttcttgagctaatctgaaggccacatgaagtttggaggtctgtaacgattgactctgcagaaagttggcgacctcttcgcactatgcgcctcagcatccgctgaccccgctccgtcagtttacgtggcctaccacttcgtggctgagttgctgtcgttcccaaacacttccacgttcttataatacagctgacagttgactgtggaatatttaggagcgaggaaatttcacgactggatttgttgtacaggtggcatcctatcacagttccacgctggaattcactgagctcctgagagcgacccattctttcacaaatgtttgtaaaaacagtctgcatgcctaggtgcttgattttatacacctgtggccatggaagtgattggaacacctgattctgattatttggatgggtgagcgaatacttttggcaatatagtgtatatcaatTTAATAAAACACCTGCTGAATACtgggtgtggcctaatattCTAATGAGCATGCATGATTGACATCAATCCAGGCTAGTGTCCAGTCAAGGAGActgagtttctctctctctctctctctctctctctcacacacactacatacaattTAGAGATATATCACATATCAGCCTATATCACATGCCTTttgactgggggaggaaactggagtacctggaggaaacccctgaaacaccGGGAGAACATGAACACAAGGGGAACCCCATGAAatgaacccccaaccctggagatgTCACGCAAATGTATTAATCACTAAAACATCTGTACTTGAACTTGggtataatacactatattgccaaaagttttgggacgtctttTGAGTGACAATTTgtaaaaacacaaatgtttatattgtCTTCTGTTAACCCGATGATATTCCTAAATCTACTGTCCAAAAAGCTTCAACAGGATTCTGTAATTCTCAAATTTATTAATGTGGGTTAATAAGTTTATGAACTGAAGTTAAGCCTTGGCCTTTAGATGGTCTTCGTTCTCGAGTTTAACTTGACCTCGAGTTTTAGGTACAGCTaccatattacatttatttttctgcagCATCTGTTAAACAAGATATTTCCTGCAATCATGTACATTacatcagagagagagcgagagagagagagagagagacagagagactttGTTTCTataacagacacaaacagagcTCAGGAAGTGAAGTATCAGTGAGTGCAGGTCAGTGAGGGATGAACAAACTGGCAGCCAGTGATTTTCCTGCACAACAGGTTGTAATTTGTAAGATGAGATCCATCTAAGCCCGAGCAAGACAGAAACGGATGATGGAAAGTCAGACTCGGTTACACCTGAATTGCAACCAAACCATCACAACTCATAGTAGAGATGGAGCAGATGAGCATACAGACACTGCACCCTAACCACAATCATGCAtccaaaaataatacataatacaatttattgccaaaggttttgggacgtctgcctttacatgcacatgaatgtaatatggagttgtcccgcccctttgcagctataacagcttcaactcttctgggaaggctttccacaaggtttaggagtgtgtttatggggattttttgaccattcctctagaaatgcatttgtgaggtcaggcactgatgttggacgagaaggtccactctaattcatcccaaaggtgttctatcaggttgaggtcaggactctgtgaagttcctccacaccaaactcactcatccatgtctttatggaccttgctttgtgcactggtgtgcagtcatgttggaacaggaaggggtcatccccaaactgttcccacaaagttgggagcaggaaattgtccaaaatgtcttggtatgaagctgaagcattaagagttcctttcactggaactaagaggctgagcccaacccctgaaaacttttggcaatatagtgtataatacaGAGGAGAGGTGGGGAGAGAAAAAATTGGGCAGAAGGCAAAGAATACCATTTCTGAAAAACATCTaatattttatagtttatagaCCTTAAAGCTAcagcacattaaaaaaataattattaatgttattaagtCAAATCTATTATTAAGGCAAGTACATCATAGTTGAGTTTATTACTCAGTTATAGACGTCTGAGAAAAAGGTTCATTGTGCTGATGTTTCGTTTTCTCCTGATGAGGATGTGAATTTAAAGAGATTTCCCTGTTGTTTCTGCTTATATACACAGAATTGAAATCATTCACCTCAGAAATAATCGATATATTCCGATCGTCCGTATAAGATCTAGTTACTCACCCATGGATACGTTTCTTTACCTCACATTGCTTCCTTTTACAACAGTTGGttgtgtacaccgatcaggcataacattatgaccacctgcctaatattgtgttggtcccccttttgctgcccaaaacagccctgacctgtcgagacATGGACTGCATGGAATTAATCACTTCtagaatatttttatattcctgatttttttttccatatttgaaaagtttaaaaggaaagaaaacacaccAAAATATTGAAagtatattaatgtttattaaatatttctttgaCTGCCTGCAGCCAATCAACCAGATTCAAATTCCGCACTGAATCTATAAAATAATCTATTTATTCCAGAGCCACAAAGTCCAGCATCAgcggagactctgagccagTTTGTTCAGCTCCTGAGACAGAGCCGTGACTGTATCCGTTATcctctgcctgtctctgtccTGGAGCCGGCCGCCGCAGCGCTGGGAGAACTTATCTGGGTGCCAGAGAGCCTGCTGACGGCGTAGAAACTTCCGGAAAGTGTCCGTGTCGGATCGGTCAATGCCGTGCAGGATGACGGCTAACATCTGGTCGACTGAGCCACGCGGAGCAGGCCAGGGAATGTCGTCGTATCCCAGGGAAGCGCCGGAGGAAGAGCTGAGGAAGACAGCGTCGCAGCGCTCCTCGTAGCGCCTCTTCTTCCCCCGCTGGGTCTCGTCTTTTTTACGTGAGGCACGTTCTAGGTATTCCTTGTGCTCCTTCTCCAGTCGGGCGTGCAGCTCTTTACGCtgcctctcttcctcctcctcctctttttttcGTCTTCGCTTCCTGTCTGTCCTTGCTCTGGCATGTTGCTTGGCTTCATACTCCTTCCTGATTCGCTCAGCCCAGTCAGCGAAgtctccttcatcttcatcatctctcAGGAAATCTGGAAatcacagaagaaaaaacaacaactttggTTTATTGTTTTTACTAACCTACCACACCCTAACAAACGTTTACCTCTCGTAAGACCTGGTTTTGGGAAGGGAAAGGAGGGAAGGGGATTACAGCTGATAAAGTTGACCACTCGCTTCAGTTATATCCTAACTATTCTCGCTCTGTTAAAGAAAGGGTGTAAGCTTAGCATAAAATAGAAATTTTGTCTCGTCGTACCGTCATCATACTGCCCGAATGTTTCGAAAAACTCGTCTTGGCATTCTCCCAGCAGCTTCTCCCTCCACTCCTGCTCAGGATCAGACCGCTGAAGAACATGTGCTCCAGGATTCCAGTTCTGTACAGAACCACACAGACATGTACAAGCAGTCATATCTTCATGATCTGATGCACTGTACTGCTTACACTTTGTGTAATATGGTGTAAATTATTGTGTATGAAAAACCCAGGAGActagcagtttctgaaatattcagatCAGCCCATTGGACACCAAAGGTTCCctttcattacattacatttacagcatttggcagacgcccttttCTAGCACAACATTTGatcagttgagggttaaggttACCACTGAGCTACCCCTAACCCATTCTAATACATGATGTGATAATTAACTGAAGCTCTCGACCCGTATGACTgtatgcactgtgctgctgccacatgatagGCTGATTAGACAACTGTATGAATGTGTAGGATGTAGGggtgtttttaataaagaggacagtgtgtgtatttttccaGTACAGcagcctatctatctatctatctatctatctatctatctatctatctatctatctatctatctgtcagtctatctatctatctatctatctatctatctatctatctatctatctatctatctttctacctatctgtctatgtgtctgtctatctatctatcagtctatctgtctttctaccTATCTACTTATCTGTCTACCTATCTGTCCATGTATGTgtcggtcagtcagtcagtctgtctgtttttctatctatctatctatctatctatctatctatctgtctatgtgtctgtctatctatctatcagtctatctgtctttctaccTATCTACTTATCTGTCTACCTATCTGTCCATGTATGTgtcggtcagtcagtcagtctgtctgtttttctatctatctatctatctatctatctatctatctatctatctatcagtctgtctttctacctatctgtctatgtgtctgtctatctatatcagtctatctgtctttctaccTATCTACTTATCTGTCTACCTATCTGTCcatgtatgtgtctgtcagtcagtcggtcagtcagtcagtcagtctgtttttctatctatctatctatctatctatctatctatctatctatctatctatctatcagtctgtc encodes:
- the nfkbil1 gene encoding NF-kappa-B inhibitor-like protein 1 yields the protein MASRKQKKVWRYVEEGSLLKLKSYLRKHRKDVDVNFTLGKRRRGVLHLVCSHGDDALLRLLLKHGADPLQRDRNGDTPLHLAARRALKYGKTDYDDLVVPLRKHCPAALSTPNNTGVTPQELLQRLSFKQNWNPGAHVLQRSDPEQEWREKLLGECQDEFFETFGQYDDDFLRDDEDEGDFADWAERIRKEYEAKQHARARTDRKRRRKKEEEEEERQRKELHARLEKEHKEYLERASRKKDETQRGKKRRYEERCDAVFLSSSSGASLGYDDIPWPAPRGSVDQMLAVILHGIDRSDTDTFRKFLRRQQALWHPDKFSQRCGGRLQDRDRQRITDTVTALSQELNKLAQSLR